A single Malaclemys terrapin pileata isolate rMalTer1 chromosome 3, rMalTer1.hap1, whole genome shotgun sequence DNA region contains:
- the LGSN gene encoding lengsin: MDKEEELSHQKTVGNDYDEADGGSICGLRKTRGVKVTAKYILPLECEKMEISHPTNTPDHSYLQRATGPVEPPASPSLQKTSSFPHTQDQKWGGNGSFPIEISVKENILRKPEVYKDDEGGRRMVERKTETPEGIQTSSKRNQPLGTEPESKEEKSGGSDVASREDKSGVTETASNEDKCGGTEEEEEDATEKENKGNNLATQEKSTEVSFMLGSGVSKQTLQELKNLLRNNPLLGNRAKYTGKPSRTSSHIRLPKPNEKAVDEQGRSFESLFLHFGGENRKLHFIDNYVAGLPNKPLLVHSSAGSDQQQSEGSNMEHPSRRQPPAYKNTGSTPGIKFDPSPDQTDHSREPDINNPGSQSSLRLVSLIDHIKQQMARENIQFVRFEATDLHGVSRSKSIPSRFFHEKAIYGVSMSRGYLELTLNPKDSEVDHISATNFNCDILLSPDLSTFRVLPWTEQTARVICDSFTILGTPLLTSPRHIAKQQLSQLQDNGLSLRSAYTYEFCIYGIAEIVNSKTISFPAASILNSYDQLFIQELIEGMYHAGANIESFSSSTWPGQMEISFHPEFGIGAADTAFTFRTGIKEVAKKYNYITSFFTENGFYNSGILSHSLWDFNGQKNLFSVDWGVQALTDVGKNWLAGLLVHSEALSCLMAPTVSCRKRYSKYGKESKEFVMAKWAFNDNSCAFNIKCHGGKGTQIDNRLGSATANPYLVLAATVAAGLDGVKRKLSFQDVSEENQNTAQLKPAAIPLKLEDALAALEEDLCLREALGDTFIRYFVAMKHYELETEETDAERNKFLEYFI, translated from the exons AAAACAGTTGGAAATGACTATGATGAAGCTGATGGCGGCAGTATATGTGGTTTAAGAAAGACAAGAGGAGTCAAAGTCACTGCAAAATACATTCTCCCATTAGAATGTGAGAAAATGGAGATCTCCCACCCTACAAACACCCCAGATCATTCTTATCTGCAAAGAGCAACTGGTCCTGTAGAACCACCTGCAAGTCCATCCCTTCAAAAAACATCTAGTTTCCCTCACACACAAGATCAAAAGTGGGGAGGAAATGGGAGCTTCCCTATAGAAATCAGTGTGAAAGAGAACATATTGAGGAAACCAGAAGTCTACAAAGATGATGAAGGTGGGAGAAGAATGGTAGAAAGAAAGACGGAGACACCTGAGGGAATACAGACATCAAGCAAAAGAAATCAGCCTTTGGGAACGGAGCCTGAGagcaaagaagaaaaatctgGGGGTTCAGATGTAGCAAGCAGAGAAGATAAATCTGGGGTGACAGAGACAGCAAGTAATGAGGACAAATGTGGGGGaacagaagaagaagaggaggatgcAACAGAGAAAGAGAATAAAGGTAATAATTTAGCAACCCAGGAAAAAAGCACTGAAGTATCTTTCATGCTGGGGTCTGGAGTTTCCAAACAAACATTGCAAGAGCTGAAAAACCTACTCAGAAACAATCCTCTGCTTGGTAACAGGGCCAAATACACTGGTAAGCCCAGCAGAACTTCTTCCCATATACGTCTACCAAAACCCAATGAAAAAGCAGTTGACGAACAGGGTAGATCCTTTGAGTCTCTTTTTCTTCATTTTGGAGGGGAGAATCGAAAGCTCCACTTTATAGACAATTATGTAGCAGGGCTGCCAAACAAGCCCCTCTTGGTTCACAGCTCTGCTGGGTCTGATCAGCAACAATCAGAAGGCAGCAACATGGAGCATCCCAGTAGGAGACAACCACCAGCTTATAAAAACACAGGCAGCACTCCAGGAATTAAATTCGACCCTTCTCCTGACCAGACTG ATCACAGCAGAGAGCCTGACATAAACAATCCTGGAAGTCAATCTTCCCTTCGTCTGGTCTCACTTATTGACCACATTAAACAACAGATGGCCAGAGAAAATATTCAGTTTGTCAGATTTGAAGCAACTGACCTGCATGGAGTGTCAAGATCCAAGAGCATTCCTTCTCGTTTTTTTCAT GAAAAAGCAATCTATGGTGTGTCCATGTCCAGAGGATACCTTGAACTGACCCTGAACCCTAAGGACAGTGAAGTGGACCACATAAGTGCAACCAATTTTAATTGTGACATACTCCTGAGCCCTGATTTATCAACATTTAGAGTCCTACCATGGACTGAACAAACTGCTAGAGTGATATGCGATTCCTTCACTATACTGGGAACCCCTCTATTGACCTCACCCAGGCACATTGCCAAACAACAGCTGAGTCAACTTCAGGACAATGGCTTGTCATTGCGCTCTGCCTACACCTATGAATTTTGTATTTATGGCATTGCTGAAATTGTAAATTCAAAGACGATATCTTTTCCTGCAGCAAGCATACTCAATAGTTATGACCAGCTTTTCATTCAGGAACTCATTGAAGGAATGTATCACGCTGGTGCCAACATTGAGAGCTTCTCTTCCTCCACTTGGCCTGGACAGATGGAGATCTCTTTTCATCCAGAGTTTGGCATAGGTGCTGCTGACACTGCCTTCACCTTCAGAACAGGCATTAAAGAAGTGGCAAAAAAGTACAACTACATTACAAGTTTTTTCACAGAGAATGGTTTCTACAATTCGGGGATTCTGTCACATAGTCTGTGGGATTTCAATGGCCAAAAGAATTTGTTTTCTGTTGATTGGGGGGTTCAGGCACTCACTGATGTTGGAAAGAATTGGCTAGCAGGGCTCTTGGTGCATTCCGAAGCTCTCAGCTGCCTGATGGCTCCTACGGTCAGCTGCCGTAAACGCTATTCCAAATATGGTAAGGAATCAAAAGAATTTGTGATGGCAAAATGGGCATTTAATGATAATAGCTGTGCCTTTAACATTAAGTGTCATGGTGGAAAAGGCACTCAGATAGATAACAGGCTAGGTTCAGCTACAGCAAACCCCTACCTGGTGCTTGCTGCTACTGTTGCTGCAGGCCTGGATGGAGTAAAGAGAAAACTTAGCTTCCAGGATGTGTCAGAAGAGAACCAGAACACTGCTCAGTTGAAACCTGCAGCAATCCCTTTGAAACTAGAAGATGCTCTTGCTGCACTTGAGGAAGATTTGTGCCTTAGGGAAGCACTGGGTGATACCTTTATTCGATACTTTGTTGCCATGAAACATTATGAGTTGGAAACGGAAGAAACGGATGCTGAACGAAATAaatttttagaatattttatttAG